Proteins co-encoded in one Meiothermus sp. genomic window:
- a CDS encoding DUF502 domain-containing protein, protein MAARLRRYFLTGLLSTLPITVTMYFLWWVYSWSNNFIGGILRTIDAEPSRWLLPFLPILGILATLGLVTLVGALAGNYVGRLILGAIDRSIKTIPLVREVYNAVQQIAHTLLGQPEVQFQRAALIEYPRKGLYTLCFIASPEVGKRLSPLPEGYTVVLVPTSPVPASGMAIIVPTADVIPLDLSIEDALKYVVSAGFILPNNRVKQLIETGPLSSDPH, encoded by the coding sequence ATGGCCGCTCGACTTCGCCGCTACTTTCTTACCGGCTTGTTATCCACGCTACCCATCACGGTAACGATGTACTTCTTGTGGTGGGTATACAGCTGGTCGAACAATTTCATTGGGGGCATCCTGAGAACCATCGACGCCGAACCTTCCCGTTGGCTTTTGCCTTTTCTGCCCATTCTGGGCATCCTCGCCACACTTGGCCTTGTAACCCTAGTAGGTGCGCTGGCCGGCAACTATGTGGGACGGCTCATTCTAGGAGCGATCGACCGCAGTATCAAAACCATCCCTCTGGTGCGCGAGGTATACAATGCGGTCCAGCAAATCGCCCACACTTTGCTGGGCCAGCCCGAAGTGCAGTTTCAGCGCGCTGCACTTATCGAGTACCCCCGCAAGGGCCTGTATACATTGTGTTTTATAGCCAGTCCAGAAGTGGGCAAGCGGCTTTCACCCCTGCCAGAAGGCTACACCGTGGTACTAGTACCCACCAGCCCTGTTCCGGCTTCTGGAATGGCTATCATAGTTCCTACCGCAGATGTGATTCCTTTGGACCTGAGCATCGAAGACGCTCTCAAGTACGTCGTTTCAGCAGGCTTTATTCTGCCCAACAACCGAGTAAAGCAATTAATTGAAACAGGCCCTTTGTCTTCCGATCCACACTAG
- a CDS encoding DUF456 domain-containing protein translates to MNTFADWLFVVVWVVALLATFIPVVPAGFVIVGMALLHELLVGFREITLAIWIILGVLTVLSSLVDNIAGAIGARRYGGSRQGIWGAFVGGLLGIFVLPPLGLFLMPLVGAYVGELIAGRSMQGALRGAWGAVVGLLGGMAGKFLIHLLMGIAVIQAIF, encoded by the coding sequence GTGAATACTTTTGCAGATTGGCTGTTTGTGGTGGTGTGGGTAGTGGCATTGCTGGCGACCTTTATTCCGGTGGTGCCAGCTGGGTTTGTTATTGTTGGGATGGCCCTGCTGCATGAACTGCTGGTAGGGTTTAGGGAAATCACCCTGGCGATCTGGATTATTCTAGGCGTACTGACTGTGCTTTCCTCGTTGGTGGACAACATAGCGGGAGCCATAGGGGCCCGGCGTTACGGTGGTAGCCGCCAGGGCATCTGGGGTGCTTTTGTTGGGGGCCTTCTGGGCATATTTGTTCTGCCCCCGCTGGGTTTGTTTTTGATGCCGCTTGTGGGGGCCTATGTGGGGGAATTGATAGCGGGCCGCTCGATGCAAGGGGCCTTGCGGGGGGCATGGGGGGCTGTTGTGGGATTACTGGGCGGCATGGCAGGTAAGTTTTTAATCCACCTGCTCATGGGCATTGCGGTAATTCAGGCCATCTTTTAA
- a CDS encoding DUF1028 domain-containing protein: MKATLPVHTFSLVACDPDTGDLGIAVASKFLAVGFVVPWAKAGVGALATQSYANPSFGPTGLALMEAGAGPEDILAVFARNDPDLAKRQFGFVLASGESLSYTGQECHAWAGSCWGPNYAAQGNLLTGPEVLEALEQTFLTRVDLAFPERLLEALFQADRAGGDRRGRQSAALLVVGAGKGYGGMERWIDLRVDDHADPVAELRRLLGIHRLLFGAGEPGRPLQSDEIAWIQALLRRQGLYAGEANGVWDEATEKAFETLIGMENLEERYRGGPLLDEVALKYLQEKFA; encoded by the coding sequence ATGAAAGCGACCCTGCCCGTTCATACCTTTTCGCTGGTGGCCTGCGACCCCGATACTGGCGACCTGGGCATTGCCGTAGCCAGCAAGTTTTTGGCAGTAGGGTTTGTGGTGCCCTGGGCCAAGGCCGGGGTGGGCGCTTTGGCTACCCAGTCGTATGCAAACCCCAGCTTTGGCCCTACGGGTCTGGCTTTGATGGAGGCCGGTGCAGGCCCCGAAGATATTCTGGCAGTGTTTGCCCGTAACGACCCCGACCTTGCCAAGCGTCAGTTTGGCTTTGTGCTGGCTTCTGGTGAGAGCCTCAGCTACACCGGGCAGGAGTGCCATGCCTGGGCTGGAAGCTGTTGGGGGCCGAATTATGCAGCTCAGGGTAACCTGCTGACGGGGCCGGAGGTGCTCGAGGCTTTGGAACAAACCTTTCTGACGCGGGTGGATCTAGCCTTCCCCGAACGTCTGCTGGAGGCTTTGTTTCAGGCTGACCGGGCCGGGGGCGACCGCCGGGGCCGGCAGTCGGCTGCGCTCCTGGTAGTGGGTGCAGGAAAGGGTTATGGCGGTATGGAACGCTGGATTGACCTGCGGGTAGACGACCATGCCGACCCGGTAGCAGAGCTGCGGCGGCTGCTGGGTATCCACCGGTTGCTTTTCGGCGCGGGCGAACCGGGCCGACCTTTACAGTCCGACGAGATTGCCTGGATTCAAGCCCTGCTCCGCCGGCAGGGGCTTTATGCAGGCGAAGCCAACGGGGTCTGGGACGAGGCCACCGAAAAGGCTTTTGAAACGCTTATCGGAATGGAGAACCTCGAGGAGCGCTACCGGGGTGGGCCGCTTCTGGACGAGGTGGCCCTGAAGTACCTGCAGGAGAAGTTCGCATGA
- a CDS encoding NUDIX hydrolase, with protein MNQVVQGAGGVLFNPQGQVLLIRDRQGYWCFPKGHLDFGESLERAALREVEEETGIRGAIKQKLTTTRYRNNKGIDREIHWFLMEGQGKIRLEKGLNGAGFFDPAEAKALLAFPEDVRLLDEALAHLNLDPAKE; from the coding sequence ATGAACCAGGTGGTGCAGGGGGCAGGGGGGGTTCTGTTCAACCCCCAGGGCCAGGTTTTACTAATCCGGGATCGACAGGGCTACTGGTGTTTTCCCAAAGGCCATCTGGACTTTGGAGAAAGCCTGGAACGGGCTGCTTTGCGTGAAGTGGAGGAAGAAACGGGCATTAGGGGCGCCATCAAGCAGAAGCTCACCACCACCCGTTACCGCAACAACAAAGGCATAGACAGGGAGATCCATTGGTTTTTGATGGAGGGCCAGGGTAAGATTCGGCTCGAGAAAGGCCTGAATGGGGCCGGTTTCTTCGACCCGGCTGAGGCAAAAGCGCTGCTGGCTTTTCCCGAGGATGTACGGCTCCTGGATGAAGCCCTGGCGCATTTGAACCTGGACCCAGCAAAGGAGTAA
- a CDS encoding gamma carbonic anhydrase family protein: MAVYRLDECIPQIHPTAFIAPSALIVGQAEIGENASVWFGAVVRSDTEKVVIGAGSNVQDGAILHADPGDPCILGQNVTVGHRAVVHGAVVEDGALIGIGAVVLNQAWIGKGAMVGAGAVVPPGMEIPAGMLAIGIPAKVRGPVEPTQNAERYVELSRHYLAHLAPIAPIGRYQITLRGQDALNPFSDLHLQLKRGEPEALSALKAIAEGRVGDARPEMLNELVREGLIRPI; the protein is encoded by the coding sequence ATGGCCGTCTACCGACTGGATGAATGCATACCCCAGATTCACCCGACTGCTTTTATTGCCCCGAGTGCGCTGATTGTGGGGCAGGCCGAAATCGGTGAGAACGCCTCGGTCTGGTTTGGTGCGGTGGTGCGTTCGGATACCGAAAAGGTGGTGATAGGTGCAGGCAGCAACGTGCAGGACGGCGCAATTCTGCACGCCGACCCCGGCGACCCCTGCATTCTGGGCCAGAACGTGACGGTGGGCCACCGGGCGGTGGTGCACGGGGCTGTGGTGGAGGATGGGGCCCTGATTGGGATTGGTGCAGTGGTGCTCAACCAAGCCTGGATAGGGAAGGGGGCCATGGTGGGGGCGGGGGCGGTGGTGCCGCCAGGTATGGAAATTCCGGCGGGTATGCTGGCCATTGGTATCCCGGCCAAAGTGCGTGGCCCGGTGGAGCCTACCCAGAACGCTGAGCGCTACGTGGAACTCTCGCGCCATTACCTCGCCCACCTCGCCCCCATTGCCCCAATAGGCCGGTACCAGATAACCCTGCGCGGACAGGATGCCCTAAATCCTTTTAGCGATTTACATTTGCAACTCAAGCGGGGTGAGCCCGAAGCCCTTTCGGCGCTCAAGGCCATTGCAGAGGGGCGTGTGGGGGACGCCCGGCCCGAGATGCTGAACGAACTGGTGCGCGAGGGGCTGATTCGGCCTATTTGA
- a CDS encoding DUF2946 domain-containing protein, translating to MGARNRWVNQSCVVGLGLAALLVALLFGLRGVVMIHPEPLQVQAHGAAHPHVPDHPDHQAHCPLCFLQMPLPDLAPQLQGAWASSFVGPLWLADQRASDEFFKAFGARGPPAG from the coding sequence ATGGGTGCGCGTAACCGCTGGGTGAACCAATCCTGTGTAGTGGGCTTGGGGCTGGCGGCATTGCTGGTTGCGCTGCTGTTTGGGCTGCGTGGCGTGGTGATGATTCACCCCGAACCCTTGCAGGTGCAGGCGCACGGGGCAGCGCACCCGCACGTTCCCGACCATCCCGACCACCAAGCACACTGTCCGCTGTGCTTTTTGCAGATGCCGCTTCCCGACCTGGCGCCCCAACTGCAAGGGGCGTGGGCGAGCTCTTTTGTAGGGCCGCTCTGGCTTGCCGATCAGCGGGCCAGCGACGAGTTCTTCAAGGCTTTTGGGGCTCGAGGGCCCCCAGCAGGCTAG
- a CDS encoding copper resistance CopC family protein, whose amino-acid sequence MNRIFLLFLLLSGMVLAHAEYKSSTPAANATIKTMPKTVVVNFSIAVETRLSTFKVYPLEAPPEAWGSPARLRRLAGPLVRQVLPLKNDAARRADTGITTTARTSKTVTLALKPGLQPGVYVVMWKNLGVDGHPETDFFVFVYKP is encoded by the coding sequence GTGAATAGAATTTTTCTCCTTTTCTTGTTGCTGTCGGGTATGGTGCTGGCCCATGCCGAGTACAAAAGCTCCACTCCGGCGGCCAACGCTACCATCAAAACCATGCCCAAAACCGTGGTGGTCAACTTTAGCATAGCGGTGGAGACACGCCTTTCGACTTTCAAGGTGTATCCCCTCGAGGCCCCCCCGGAAGCCTGGGGCAGTCCAGCCCGCCTGCGCCGGCTGGCGGGGCCCCTGGTGCGTCAGGTTTTGCCGCTCAAAAACGATGCTGCCCGGCGGGCAGATACCGGGATCACCACCACCGCCCGCACCAGCAAGACCGTAACCCTGGCGCTCAAGCCTGGCCTGCAGCCGGGGGTCTATGTGGTGATGTGGAAAAACCTGGGGGTGGACGGCCACCCCGAGACCGACTTCTTTGTATTTGTGTACAAGCCATGA
- a CDS encoding copper resistance D family protein — protein MPHEHDSTQSVLRALLYVGVFMLLGGGVFARYIGLEVARAQRWRLWYLVSGGFLLALGATLYGVYHLTWMLGDTSLLLSYLLETSQGHWLLLRMGLLLGLLLLSLGWFRLDRWLYPPLALGLLFTLTLTSHAAGGGLVQMLAGLLHLASGAVWGGSVLALAVAWPGSRYDAILRAIQRLSALGLGAVVLLSLMGLYLSWVRLGEVANLWSTAYGQRLLLKLGLVGLVVGLAAVNRLWLLPRLQEKRAKGLQTVSLEAALLLGVILASGFLATTEPPPPASQAAPRLINIAEVQGSRRYVGQLFSQGGLIHLYLDLRDAEGSLLEGGPSLRLQAQQGTQILQEARGPFYRSQYHLAFIAEAPGEWVVRLELPEKTLEYILSVAP, from the coding sequence ATGCCCCACGAACACGACAGCACCCAGTCTGTCCTGCGAGCCCTTCTGTATGTGGGGGTGTTCATGCTCTTGGGGGGTGGGGTCTTTGCTCGCTACATTGGGCTCGAGGTGGCTAGAGCCCAGCGCTGGCGGCTGTGGTACCTGGTTTCGGGCGGCTTTTTGCTGGCCCTGGGCGCCACCCTCTATGGCGTGTACCACCTCACCTGGATGCTGGGCGATACCTCGCTGCTGCTCAGCTACCTGCTCGAGACCTCCCAAGGCCACTGGTTGTTGCTGCGGATGGGTTTGTTGCTGGGTTTGTTGCTTCTGTCCCTGGGCTGGTTCCGTCTGGATCGCTGGCTCTATCCCCCGCTGGCGCTGGGGCTTCTTTTTACCCTCACCCTCACCTCGCATGCTGCCGGGGGCGGGCTTGTGCAGATGTTGGCCGGGCTTTTGCACCTGGCATCTGGGGCGGTTTGGGGTGGGAGCGTGCTGGCGCTGGCTGTGGCCTGGCCGGGCAGCCGCTACGATGCCATTCTGCGGGCCATCCAGCGCCTTTCGGCCCTGGGCCTGGGCGCGGTGGTGCTCCTGTCACTGATGGGTTTGTACCTGTCCTGGGTTCGCCTGGGCGAGGTAGCCAACCTGTGGAGCACCGCCTACGGCCAGCGCCTGCTCCTCAAGCTGGGGCTGGTGGGGCTGGTGGTGGGGCTGGCGGCGGTGAACCGGCTGTGGCTTCTGCCTCGCTTGCAGGAGAAGCGGGCTAAGGGCCTGCAGACGGTGAGCCTCGAGGCCGCCTTGCTGCTGGGGGTGATTCTGGCGAGTGGTTTTCTGGCTACCACCGAACCACCCCCCCCGGCCAGCCAGGCCGCACCCCGCCTCATCAACATCGCCGAGGTCCAGGGGAGCCGGCGCTACGTCGGCCAGTTGTTTAGCCAGGGCGGCCTGATTCACCTCTACCTGGACCTGCGCGATGCGGAAGGCAGCCTCCTGGAGGGTGGCCCCAGCCTGCGGCTTCAGGCCCAGCAGGGGACGCAAATTTTGCAGGAGGCGCGGGGGCCTTTTTACAGGTCGCAGTATCACCTGGCCTTCATCGCCGAAGCGCCCGGCGAATGGGTGGTGCGCCTCGAGCTGCCTGAAAAGACCCTCGAGTACATCCTGAGCGTGGCCCCATGA
- a CDS encoding MbnP family protein yields MRKSWLVFLLSISAYVLAAPVELKVNLRVGNQPLQWGQTYQTPQGQRYQIDLLKFYISEVALVRPDGREVRVDGLALAEFKRDGPTQGVSVMKLDVPAGQYRGLRFNVGVPRELNHLDAGTQQLPLGVNSGMYWAWNPGYIFYRLEGTAALPEGNQKWVIHMGTDAFRIPVRLHDLQTRRVQINIPPGGGGIALNLDVARAFEPGPGGVFVDWRKQSLRQLHGLSPETSLLMSVVYFNMQSAFSLAQ; encoded by the coding sequence ATGAGAAAAAGCTGGCTGGTGTTTTTGTTGAGCATTAGCGCCTATGTGCTCGCTGCACCTGTCGAACTGAAAGTGAACCTGCGGGTGGGCAATCAACCTTTGCAGTGGGGGCAGACCTACCAGACCCCCCAGGGCCAGCGCTACCAGATAGACCTGCTCAAGTTTTACATCTCCGAGGTGGCCCTGGTGCGCCCGGATGGCCGCGAGGTGCGCGTAGATGGCCTGGCCCTGGCCGAGTTCAAACGGGATGGCCCCACCCAGGGGGTGAGCGTCATGAAACTGGACGTGCCGGCAGGGCAGTACCGGGGCCTGCGCTTCAATGTGGGCGTGCCGCGCGAGCTCAACCACCTCGACGCGGGCACCCAGCAGCTACCCCTGGGGGTGAACTCCGGCATGTACTGGGCCTGGAACCCCGGCTACATCTTCTACAGGCTCGAGGGCACCGCCGCACTCCCCGAAGGCAACCAAAAATGGGTGATCCACATGGGCACCGACGCCTTTCGTATCCCGGTGCGCCTGCACGACCTCCAGACCCGGCGGGTGCAGATCAACATCCCGCCCGGTGGGGGGGGTATCGCGCTCAACCTGGATGTGGCCCGGGCTTTTGAGCCGGGGCCGGGCGGGGTTTTTGTGGACTGGCGCAAGCAGTCCCTGCGCCAACTGCACGGCCTGAGCCCCGAGACCAGCCTGCTGATGTCGGTGGTGTACTTCAACATGCAGTCGGCCTTCTCGCTGGCCCAGTAG
- a CDS encoding cytochrome-c peroxidase encodes MRRRPMVWVGLLLGVGFVGWYFWPRSAPPPPVAEPPPSPSSPRILFAERSVPIPEDNPQTPAKVALGRKLFYDTRLSKDNTIACASCHRPEFAFSDGGKPVSTGIFGRKGSRNAPTLTNVGFRRHLFWEGRSPRLELQAVGPLTAHDEMGLEPEELAQRLQAIPEYVQAFQEVFGEPPSLRAVTYAIAAFERTLVSYNSPFDRYQAGDDQALSPAALRGMELFFSEKGDCFHCHVGPDFTDDEPRNTALYTVYKDIGLARATGKDEDVGKFKTPTLRNVALTAPYMHDGSIRTLREVVQHYNRGGEPNLNADALIRPLGLTDQEVDDLVAFLEALTDTSFTTNPALLPPGGQGGAP; translated from the coding sequence ATGCGACGGCGGCCAATGGTCTGGGTGGGGCTCCTGCTGGGGGTGGGCTTTGTGGGCTGGTACTTCTGGCCCCGCTCCGCCCCCCCGCCCCCCGTGGCCGAGCCGCCACCCTCCCCGTCCAGCCCCCGTATTCTTTTTGCCGAGCGGAGCGTGCCCATCCCCGAGGACAACCCGCAGACCCCGGCTAAGGTGGCCCTCGGGCGTAAGCTGTTCTACGACACCCGGCTTTCCAAGGACAACACCATCGCCTGTGCGAGCTGTCACAGGCCCGAGTTTGCCTTTAGCGATGGGGGCAAGCCGGTGAGCACCGGCATCTTTGGCCGCAAAGGCAGCCGCAACGCCCCCACCCTGACCAACGTGGGCTTCCGCCGCCACCTGTTCTGGGAAGGGCGTTCCCCCCGGCTCGAGCTCCAGGCGGTAGGCCCCCTCACCGCCCACGACGAGATGGGCCTCGAGCCTGAGGAACTCGCCCAGCGGCTCCAGGCCATCCCCGAGTACGTCCAGGCCTTTCAGGAGGTCTTTGGCGAGCCCCCCAGCCTGAGGGCCGTCACCTATGCCATTGCAGCTTTCGAGCGCACCCTGGTTTCCTACAATAGCCCCTTCGACCGCTACCAGGCTGGCGACGACCAGGCCCTGAGCCCGGCGGCCCTGCGCGGGATGGAACTCTTCTTTAGCGAAAAGGGGGACTGCTTCCACTGCCACGTGGGCCCCGACTTCACCGACGACGAGCCCCGCAACACCGCCCTTTACACGGTCTACAAGGATATCGGGCTGGCCCGCGCCACCGGCAAGGACGAGGACGTGGGCAAGTTCAAAACCCCCACCCTGCGCAACGTTGCGCTTACCGCCCCCTATATGCACGACGGCTCCATCCGAACCCTGCGGGAGGTTGTCCAGCACTACAACCGCGGTGGTGAACCCAACCTCAATGCCGACGCCCTTATCCGGCCCCTGGGCCTCACCGACCAGGAAGTGGACGACCTGGTGGCCTTCCTGGAGGCGCTTACCGACACGAGCTTTACCACCAACCCGGCCCTGCTGCCCCCTGGTGGGCAAGGGGGTGCGCCATGA
- a CDS encoding pitrilysin family protein, whose protein sequence is MRRLVWLLLLVLLLPGALAQQLREQIRKYTLENGLRVLMVPDKTAPVIHFNLMFDVGGVDEAPGLGGIAHMVEHMAFKGTPSIGSLDWPREKAALEAIDKARAELDRAIANRASQGEIERLTAAFNQAREEAKKLALPNAIDQLFTNNGEQGLNASTGYDRTDYRVSLPSNRLELYLRVYADVLLNAVFRSFYEEVDVVLEERRQRSENDPNGALSEAFLRAAFQVHPYGRPLIGSREEIQGYRVDKAMEFWKTHYHPNRAVLVLVGDVEPERDIQLVRRYMGAVPRGPERPNLNIPAEPPQTAERRTSIEYNAQPSLLIGFHKPTYPNREAYVMDVIDSILTEGRTSRLFRRLVIQEQAALNVSSSSASPGFRYPNLFTISAQPRAPRTTQDLERLIYEELERLKNEPVSPQELQKVRNQTRAAYLRVLQGGPGLAQALAFYELFFGGYQRIFEEEAIYNTITAEEIQQAARKYFTPQNRTVATLISRGGSR, encoded by the coding sequence GTGAGAAGACTGGTCTGGTTGCTCTTGCTGGTGCTGCTGCTGCCAGGGGCTTTGGCCCAGCAGCTCCGTGAGCAGATCCGCAAATACACCCTCGAGAACGGCCTGCGCGTGCTGATGGTGCCCGACAAGACCGCCCCGGTGATCCACTTCAACCTGATGTTCGACGTGGGCGGGGTGGACGAGGCCCCCGGCCTGGGGGGGATCGCCCACATGGTCGAGCACATGGCCTTCAAGGGTACGCCCAGCATTGGGAGCCTGGACTGGCCCAGGGAAAAAGCGGCCCTCGAGGCTATTGACAAAGCCCGTGCCGAGCTGGATCGGGCCATTGCCAACCGGGCTTCGCAGGGGGAGATAGAGCGCCTGACCGCCGCGTTCAACCAGGCCCGCGAGGAAGCCAAAAAACTGGCCCTGCCCAACGCCATTGACCAGCTCTTCACCAACAACGGCGAGCAGGGCCTGAACGCCTCCACCGGCTACGACCGCACCGACTACCGGGTCTCGCTGCCCTCTAATCGCCTCGAGCTCTACCTGCGGGTCTATGCCGATGTGCTGCTCAACGCGGTCTTCCGCAGCTTCTACGAGGAGGTCGACGTGGTGCTGGAGGAGCGCCGCCAGCGCAGCGAGAACGACCCCAACGGGGCCTTGAGCGAGGCCTTCCTGCGAGCGGCCTTCCAGGTGCACCCCTATGGCCGCCCCCTGATTGGCAGCCGCGAGGAGATTCAGGGCTACCGGGTGGACAAGGCCATGGAGTTCTGGAAGACCCACTACCACCCCAACCGGGCGGTGCTGGTGCTGGTGGGGGATGTGGAGCCGGAGCGCGACATCCAGTTGGTGCGCCGCTACATGGGGGCTGTGCCCAGAGGCCCTGAGCGGCCCAACCTGAACATCCCCGCCGAGCCGCCCCAGACCGCCGAACGCCGCACCAGCATCGAGTACAACGCCCAGCCCAGCCTGCTCATCGGCTTCCACAAGCCCACCTATCCCAACCGCGAGGCCTACGTGATGGACGTGATCGACTCCATCCTCACCGAAGGCCGCACCAGCCGGCTCTTCCGCCGCCTGGTCATCCAGGAGCAGGCGGCCCTGAACGTGAGCTCGAGCTCGGCCTCGCCAGGTTTCCGCTACCCCAACCTGTTTACCATCTCGGCCCAGCCCCGCGCCCCCCGCACCACCCAGGATCTGGAGCGCCTGATTTACGAGGAGCTCGAGCGGCTTAAGAACGAGCCGGTGAGCCCCCAGGAGCTGCAAAAAGTGCGCAACCAGACCCGCGCGGCCTACCTGCGGGTGCTGCAAGGTGGGCCGGGGCTGGCCCAGGCCCTGGCCTTCTACGAGCTGTTCTTTGGCGGCTACCAGCGCATCTTCGAGGAGGAGGCCATCTACAACACCATCACCGCCGAGGAAATCCAGCAGGCCGCCCGCAAATACTTCACCCCACAAAACCGCACCGTGGCCACCCTCATTAGCCGGGGAGGTAGCCGATGA
- a CDS encoding pitrilysin family protein has translation MKAIWSLLLALLTLGLAQGVPADWPDPFKMQFQRLQPTAIQPTRVQLSNGLTVLLIEDRSLPFVNGRIYLRAGSIYEPDDKVGLSGIFSAVMRTGGAGERTPDQVDETLETLAASVSVSTDNLFTSVAFNTLTENLDQVLQIWADVLLRPRFAQDRVDLEKGRALEAIRRRNDQPTQIAVREFLRRINEGHPAGRISSAASIQSITRDDLLAFHQRYFKPNGAVLAITGDFNTQEMVARLERTLQGWARGEVNLPTFAPPSPKPSIYFLQKETNQSVIYMGNPTVTAFAPGYSELDLASRVLGDGFNSRLFLEVRTKRGLAYATGGAQTQGFGWPGFFYGASISRVEKTAEVIELMLAQFRDLRERPVSQEELELFRNNILNAEVFRFTSKQAVAERIARTQLLGLPDDYYEQYVRQIQAATPADLQRVMQQYVRPEQFVIVVVGDRRQFDKPLSSLGNVIEVPLE, from the coding sequence ATGAAAGCGATATGGAGTTTGTTGCTGGCGCTTCTGACGCTGGGCCTGGCCCAGGGCGTACCGGCCGACTGGCCCGACCCCTTCAAGATGCAGTTCCAGCGCTTGCAGCCGACCGCCATCCAGCCCACCCGCGTCCAGCTTTCCAACGGTCTGACGGTCTTACTGATTGAAGACCGCAGCCTGCCCTTCGTAAACGGGCGCATCTACCTGCGAGCCGGCTCGATTTACGAACCCGACGACAAAGTGGGCCTGAGCGGGATTTTCTCCGCGGTGATGCGCACCGGCGGGGCCGGTGAGCGCACCCCCGACCAGGTGGACGAAACCCTGGAGACCCTGGCCGCTTCGGTGAGCGTGAGCACCGACAACCTTTTTACCTCGGTGGCCTTCAACACCCTGACCGAGAACCTCGATCAGGTCTTGCAGATCTGGGCCGATGTGCTGCTGCGTCCGCGCTTCGCCCAGGATCGGGTTGACCTCGAGAAGGGCCGGGCTTTGGAGGCCATCCGCCGCCGCAACGACCAGCCCACCCAGATTGCCGTGCGCGAGTTTTTGCGCCGCATCAACGAGGGCCACCCCGCGGGACGCATCAGCAGCGCGGCCTCGATCCAGTCCATCACCCGTGACGACCTGCTGGCCTTCCACCAGCGCTACTTCAAGCCCAACGGGGCGGTGCTGGCCATTACCGGCGACTTCAACACCCAGGAGATGGTAGCCAGGCTCGAGCGCACCCTGCAGGGCTGGGCGCGGGGCGAGGTCAACCTGCCCACCTTTGCGCCGCCCAGCCCCAAGCCCAGCATTTACTTTTTGCAGAAGGAGACCAATCAGAGCGTCATCTACATGGGCAACCCCACGGTGACGGCCTTTGCCCCTGGCTATAGCGAGCTGGATCTGGCCAGCCGGGTGCTGGGGGATGGCTTTAACAGCCGGCTCTTCCTGGAAGTCCGCACCAAGCGCGGCCTGGCCTACGCCACCGGTGGGGCCCAGACCCAGGGCTTCGGCTGGCCGGGCTTCTTCTATGGGGCCTCTATTTCCCGCGTCGAGAAGACCGCCGAGGTCATCGAGCTGATGCTGGCCCAGTTCCGCGACCTACGCGAGCGCCCGGTGAGCCAGGAGGAGCTCGAGCTCTTCCGCAACAACATCCTCAACGCCGAGGTCTTCCGCTTTACCTCCAAGCAGGCGGTGGCCGAGCGCATCGCCCGCACGCAACTGCTGGGCCTGCCCGACGACTACTACGAGCAGTACGTGCGCCAGATTCAGGCCGCCACCCCGGCCGATTTGCAGCGGGTGATGCAGCAGTACGTGCGCCCGGAGCAGTTTGTGATTGTGGTGGTGGGCGACCGGCGCCAGTTCGACAAACCGCTCTCGAGCCTGGGCAACGTAATTGAGGTGCCGCTGGAATAG
- a CDS encoding metal ABC transporter ATP-binding protein, protein MAAPAVEIEQYSVRFGEFQALQEVSLEVPEGAFVAIVGPNGAGKSTLLKALLGLERGSMRDGPTRVTGRIRVFGHPPREVPPGWVGYVPQVKGFDRSFPALAIEVVVSGLRRHWPFRIGREERRQASEVLEKVGALHLANRRLGGLSGGELQRVYLARSLIRQPRLLLLDEPATGVDVVGEADLYRHLEAYQTERGATILMITHDWEAAQHHASAVLVLNRRVVGYGPPEKVLCHECLSQAFGHVGHSHQMVLGGR, encoded by the coding sequence ATGGCCGCGCCGGCGGTGGAGATTGAGCAGTATTCGGTGCGCTTTGGCGAGTTCCAGGCGCTGCAAGAGGTGAGCCTCGAGGTGCCCGAAGGGGCCTTCGTGGCCATTGTGGGCCCCAACGGGGCCGGCAAGAGCACCCTGCTCAAGGCCCTGCTGGGCTTGGAGCGGGGCTCCATGCGCGACGGCCCCACCCGGGTCACGGGCCGCATCCGGGTCTTTGGTCATCCCCCCCGCGAGGTGCCGCCCGGCTGGGTGGGCTATGTGCCGCAGGTCAAGGGCTTCGACCGCAGCTTTCCGGCCCTGGCGATCGAGGTGGTGGTCTCGGGGCTGCGGCGGCACTGGCCCTTTCGGATTGGCCGCGAGGAGCGCCGGCAGGCCAGCGAGGTGCTGGAGAAAGTGGGGGCCCTGCACCTGGCCAACCGCCGGCTGGGCGGGCTCTCGGGGGGCGAGCTACAGCGGGTCTACCTGGCCCGGAGCCTGATCCGCCAGCCCCGGCTGCTGCTGCTGGATGAGCCCGCCACCGGTGTGGATGTGGTGGGGGAGGCCGACCTGTACCGGCACCTCGAGGCCTACCAGACCGAGCGCGGCGCTACCATCCTGATGATCACCCACGACTGGGAAGCCGCCCAGCACCACGCCTCGGCGGTGCTGGTGCTCAACCGGCGGGTGGTGGGCTACGGCCCGCCCGAAAAAGTACTCTGCCACGAGTGCCTGAGCCAGGCCTTTGGGCACGTAGGCCACTCCCATCAGATGGTCTTGGGGGGGCGCTAG